In one Acipenser ruthenus chromosome 10, fAciRut3.2 maternal haplotype, whole genome shotgun sequence genomic region, the following are encoded:
- the LOC117413554 gene encoding chemerin-like receptor 2 isoform X1, which translates to MICWEKEDENMNEHRPTAGYENILELSPNYTYSDYSDYYDTEVAEDHQRETLHLVSIVVYTISFVFGLIGNGLVIWVTTFKMKMSVKTVWFLNLAIADFVFVLLLPLSIDYVFKNFHWNFGRSFCKITSFVSLLNMFASVGFLTVISLDRYLSLVHLTWSQKYRSPLNAFKLSLGVWVMAGALASPSLHFRDTIHVGDRVICFNNFHESNYSMAQLRHIILVCVRFACGFLLPFITMVVTCILLALKLRYRGLPMLSNFSKTVSAVIIAFFICWTPYHVFSLMELLVHSHESPMLHNILRTGFPLATSLAFLNSCLNPILYVLMGKKVKDVIGKSFSVVMKNALRDRSQSGTDTEAVPNSFCTETEGECIRLSSV; encoded by the coding sequence GATTTGTTGGGAAAAAGAAGACGAAAACATGAATGAACACAGACCAACGGCAGGGTATGAAAACATCCTGGAATTGTCACCTAATTACACCTACAGCGATTACAGTGACTATTATGATACTGAAGTGGCTGAGGATCACCAAAGAGAAACTTTGCACTTAGTCTCAATTGTTGTTTATACCATCTCTTTCGTGTTTGGCCTCATTGGGAATGGACTCGTGATTTGGGTCACGACTTTTAAGATGAAAATGTCAGTCAAAACGGTTTGGTTCCTGAACCTAGCCATTGCAGACTTTGTTTTTGTGCTCTTACTCCCCCTGTCCATTGATTACGTGTTTAAGAACTTCCACTGGAATTTCGGAAGGTCTTTCTGCAAGATCACTTCATTTGTTTCTCTTCTGAACATGTTTGCCAGTGTGGGTTTCCTAACTGTCATCAGCTTGGACCGCTATCTATCACTAGTTCACCTCACCTGGTCCCAGAAGTACAGGTCACCATTAAATGCATTCAAACTGAGCTTGGGAGTGTGGGTCATGGCAGGAGCCCTCGCTTCCCCCAGTCTACATTTTAGAGACACTATCCACGTAGGTGACAGGGTTATATGCTTCAACAATTTCCACGAGAGCAACTATAGCATGGCTCAACTGAGGCACATCATTTTAGTGTGTGTCCGCTTCGCCTGTGGATTTCTTCTTCCCTTCATCACAATGGTGGTGACTTGCATCCTGTTGGCGTTGAAGCTGAGGTACAGAGGTCTGCCTATGCTTTCCAACTTTTCCAAAACCGTCTCTGCCGTGATCATTGCCTTTTTCATCTGCTGGACCCCGTACCACGTGTTCAGTTTGATGGAACTGTTAGTCCACAGCCACGAGAGCCCGATGCTGCACAATATACTCCGAACCGGCTTCCCTCTGGCAACCAGCCTGGCATTCCTCAATAGCTGCCTCAACCCCATTCTCTATGTGCTCATGGGTAAGAAGGTCAAGGATGTTATTGGGAAGTCCTTTTCAGTTGTCATGAAGAATGCCTTAAGAGACAGAAGCCAATCAGGAACTGATACAGAGGCTGTGCCAAACAGCTTCTGCACAGAGACAGAAGGAGAGTGTATCAGGCTTTCTTCAGTATAA
- the LOC117413554 gene encoding chemerin-like receptor 2 isoform X2, with the protein MNEHRPTAGYENILELSPNYTYSDYSDYYDTEVAEDHQRETLHLVSIVVYTISFVFGLIGNGLVIWVTTFKMKMSVKTVWFLNLAIADFVFVLLLPLSIDYVFKNFHWNFGRSFCKITSFVSLLNMFASVGFLTVISLDRYLSLVHLTWSQKYRSPLNAFKLSLGVWVMAGALASPSLHFRDTIHVGDRVICFNNFHESNYSMAQLRHIILVCVRFACGFLLPFITMVVTCILLALKLRYRGLPMLSNFSKTVSAVIIAFFICWTPYHVFSLMELLVHSHESPMLHNILRTGFPLATSLAFLNSCLNPILYVLMGKKVKDVIGKSFSVVMKNALRDRSQSGTDTEAVPNSFCTETEGECIRLSSV; encoded by the coding sequence ATGAATGAACACAGACCAACGGCAGGGTATGAAAACATCCTGGAATTGTCACCTAATTACACCTACAGCGATTACAGTGACTATTATGATACTGAAGTGGCTGAGGATCACCAAAGAGAAACTTTGCACTTAGTCTCAATTGTTGTTTATACCATCTCTTTCGTGTTTGGCCTCATTGGGAATGGACTCGTGATTTGGGTCACGACTTTTAAGATGAAAATGTCAGTCAAAACGGTTTGGTTCCTGAACCTAGCCATTGCAGACTTTGTTTTTGTGCTCTTACTCCCCCTGTCCATTGATTACGTGTTTAAGAACTTCCACTGGAATTTCGGAAGGTCTTTCTGCAAGATCACTTCATTTGTTTCTCTTCTGAACATGTTTGCCAGTGTGGGTTTCCTAACTGTCATCAGCTTGGACCGCTATCTATCACTAGTTCACCTCACCTGGTCCCAGAAGTACAGGTCACCATTAAATGCATTCAAACTGAGCTTGGGAGTGTGGGTCATGGCAGGAGCCCTCGCTTCCCCCAGTCTACATTTTAGAGACACTATCCACGTAGGTGACAGGGTTATATGCTTCAACAATTTCCACGAGAGCAACTATAGCATGGCTCAACTGAGGCACATCATTTTAGTGTGTGTCCGCTTCGCCTGTGGATTTCTTCTTCCCTTCATCACAATGGTGGTGACTTGCATCCTGTTGGCGTTGAAGCTGAGGTACAGAGGTCTGCCTATGCTTTCCAACTTTTCCAAAACCGTCTCTGCCGTGATCATTGCCTTTTTCATCTGCTGGACCCCGTACCACGTGTTCAGTTTGATGGAACTGTTAGTCCACAGCCACGAGAGCCCGATGCTGCACAATATACTCCGAACCGGCTTCCCTCTGGCAACCAGCCTGGCATTCCTCAATAGCTGCCTCAACCCCATTCTCTATGTGCTCATGGGTAAGAAGGTCAAGGATGTTATTGGGAAGTCCTTTTCAGTTGTCATGAAGAATGCCTTAAGAGACAGAAGCCAATCAGGAACTGATACAGAGGCTGTGCCAAACAGCTTCTGCACAGAGACAGAAGGAGAGTGTATCAGGCTTTCTTCAGTATAA